Sequence from the Tripterygium wilfordii isolate XIE 37 chromosome 10, ASM1340144v1, whole genome shotgun sequence genome:
TGCTGTTGTGATGATTTAATTAGGACAAGGGCATGCAAGGTTACATCAGTCTTCGATGCTTTTAACTACTGAAATAAAACACTTAACCCTCAAAATGAGACTTGTTTTTCACCACTTGATTTTGATTCTTCGGATCTTTTCGATGTGCCAGATTGTTCTTGTTTCTGGGTTGTAGGTTTTTCAATGCACACAATGACACTCTTATTTGGTTATAGGCTTGCCATCCATATGTTTTACCTTTATACCGATCATAATTGAACGTTGACAAACCTATGTGGTTTTATCGGCTGTCTAATTTCACAAAGTGATTTATATAACGAGGGGGTCTGTAGATTTGCCCGAACCACTCCTTTGGGCATGTGTAGTCCACTTGTGGCTTTCAAAGGAACGAGCCGCATGTGATagtttgtgtgtgtattatgTATTTCCCTTTAATTGGTGAATTTTGGTGTGCAGAAATTATTGGAGGGATAATGATACTGCGCTCTTCATTTTAAAACACTTGTATATTGATATACCTGAGGATCCCAATTCACCCGATGAGTCAAGTGGTTGCaactcaaaagaagaagagactGGTGCCACTGCGTGGACAGAACAAAGAGATGCTGCTGATGAAGAACTTCCTTTAACGTTCTCCGATAGGCAAATGGTCAAGAATTTTTCAAGGAGAGTGAAGAAATTTACTAAGACGACTTGAATGATTTCAGGTTTCCATCCAGCCATGCAATGGCTTTTAATTACATGTGCGGCTGGTTACTGCTTGATGTAGATCTTTGTGATAACCTTAACCACAACTGGCCATCTCACTCGGTGGGGAAGCTAATTGCTGCAGCATTTTAGAAGGTAAAGTCAGAGAAATAATAACCCGGGATTATTATGGGGGGAATACCCAATTGTCTCAATAGAGGATGATGGTTATGCTGCAAAATGTTGATTGTGGTTTCCCTAATGACTGACTGATTCAAATTTCCTTTTACGGCTTTCAATTGTACATAAGCGAATTATAGGGGTGTAAAGATACTGTTTGTAATTTTGGTGGCTTGTAATGGAAATGTAAATGCTGTAAAAATTGAAGATTTAAAGAAAATACAGCTTTTGTTGGTAGCAGAGGAAACCTAGTTCGACGACATCCATTTGGTTTCGATTTGTGAATTTAAAACTCTAATGCCCCGTTTCCTTCAAGTGGGAGTTGCTTCATCTAATGCAGTTTTTGTTGGTATGATAATTCCTCTTCAATTTGGAGCATGCTTAATTTGACGAGGAAAATTGTTTAAAACTAATTAAGACAAATCTCTATTTGCATGGCTAAGCATATAATTCAATGCCTATAATCTAATTTTTGTTGTATATATAAGGAAATCATTAATACCAAAAGCTCAATTTTCAAAAGTTACATGGAATCTCCTGGATCTCTCACTCTTTCCCTCTGGTCCAACGCTTGTCAGCTCTATTCCTTCTCCTATTGGGAGACAAACATACCCAACTGATTCTTTCTTGGCCTTCAAAACATGACTAAATGAAACCCCACTTTTCCTATACCCTATATATTGTGCTCTACTACAATACACCCTCTTGGGTTGACATTAACAACCTTAAACAACTCCAAGTGATGCTCATACTTGCAATCAATGACTGCAAAATCTGTCTTTGCAGCCCTCATGCATCAACCCTTCAAATGGGtctttgtaaaaaaaatgaatcacATCTTCAAGACCAAGATCTATGAGCTTGTGTTTGCTTTCATCAATGTTAAGGCCTTCATTGTGGTTGCTAACAAGGAAACAGAGAAATTGAGCTCCTGTTTGCTTTGCAGCCACAGCCAGGGCTATTGTGATTGGGGTAATGCCTTGtgttgtgatttccaccattgatTTTGCTCTCTTTCCTGCTGCCAAAGCTGATATGAACTCCATGCATTTGGGCTCAATGACTACTCTTTTGCTTCCCAATGACAAatcttgatcatcatcatcatcatgtaaCTTACACTGCATATTAATGGAAAATGTTGATACAATCAATTAGTACAAAACACATCCAAATGGCATATATATGCACAAACTTTTTTATATGAGAAAGAGAGGAATGAAGGTATTTTAGTATTTACCAATTGAAGAGTTTGCAAATAAGCTTTCATGGCATCTTGAGGAGACCACTCCATTAAAGAAGAAGCTAGCTAGAaatggaaatatatatatatgaaagtgCCGAAGAGAATATTTTATGAGTTATCCAAAGCAGGAGGAGTAAGGAGTTGGTGTTCTCATAACGAGCTAGatgggcatatatatatatttatagcaTCTGGTTGGTGATGTTGATGTTGTGGAGTCGcaatttgtttgattattttgagCACCAACTCATTTATTGGTGTTGTTTAGTGTGATGACAAGTGGCCATGCATGGATGTTCAAAGGTGAAGTCGTGGCAGATTTTTGAGCACTTTCATGTGTTTTGTTTCTGCAGCAAGACAAGACAACTTAGACAAGAGACTTCAAAATATATACCATTTGATTCTTTCTAGGTCATTAACCATTTGTCAAAATGCCACCTACTCTTCACCATGTGACAAAGATATACAGCTATTTGTTTGTGCACTTTCTAATTTATATTTACTCGAATTTGTAGGTCTTAAATAAATCTTGTTTATTTGaaaatatcaaattcaactaAACTCAAAATCTGATAATTAAGTCCTTAAATGGAGACAAAATTAACGCTCAAATTCCTAATGTCCCACCTGGCAGCTGTTGCCATGAGGTGTGTTGTCACGTCTTAATCTCAACGACTTGCATACGTGTAGAAAATCCTCAAAAACCTGTAATAGTATTAGTAATAGTCCTTCCGTATGGGATTGGTATATGTACGTGGTACATGCAACTACTCCACTAAACTTACATAGCTTTCTTGGTAATCCAAGACAAGGAGaagcttttttttcctttcttttttgtcaGTTTCAGATGTTCAATCATTCATAGAATGAGAGCAAAATTGACTAGACAGTCCTCCACAAGATGATAGATGATACACATACCACTCGTAAAAGAAAATTCAGTATAgaataaaaaatggaaaatttcttttttgatttaaaTGTTAATCTTATACATTTAAATTTACATGCTAGT
This genomic interval carries:
- the LOC120006805 gene encoding uncharacterized protein LOC120006805; protein product: MEWSPQDAMKAYLQTLQLCKLHDDDDDQDLSLGSKRVVIEPKCMEFISALAAGKRAKSMVEITTQGITPITIALAVAAKQTGAQFLCFLVSNHNEGLNIDESKHKLIDLGLEDVIHFFYKDPFEGLMHEGCKDRFCSH